In one window of Tachypleus tridentatus isolate NWPU-2018 chromosome 2, ASM421037v1, whole genome shotgun sequence DNA:
- the LOC143245470 gene encoding uncharacterized protein LOC143245470 — protein sequence MSNDFKSIYFQIRGKHEVVSVDRYNDRFVNLRQIHRSIFTFAGASVVAEERFRRQIDSSSQEFVGQSSSKASGYQGQIVQKFGATQPGKAPAELRSPPVNLANVQQPYQQPLNREELQEKEPSTPDPLSVLLGDSRFSCSSKRDGYYADDSVNCRIFHYCVGGAKHSWMCPGGTVFHQVHLNCVPSNQDICSQSEKYHVVNDYLYKTLEEKGPNNTLRYYKRYYPENFLYGGQVPKPPISPEGSISQAEGYPDYDYGGAPAPGSQPQLQPAAEYAPPGGPPSYGLPPQAPPRPAPTPQKAQGVETYKSPSSPNQFQNYPETIADFSRIPDITGGSVAGTALQNRNSYGSPPGSITSQPYSAIKYDDY from the exons ttttgtaaatttaaggCAAATACATCGCAGCATTTTTACTTTTGCAGGAGCTTCTGTAGTTGCCGAAGAGAGG TTTAGACGCCAGATAGATAGTTCTTCACAAGAATTTGTTGGACAATCTTCCTCAAAGGCTAGTGGATATCAAGGGCAAATTGTTCAAAAGTTCGGCGCTACACAACCTGGCAAAGCACCAGCCGAGCTGAGATCTCCACCTGTTAATCTAGCAAAt gtacaaCAACCTTATCAGCAGCCTTTGAACAGAGAAGAGCTTCAAGAAAAAGAACCTTCCACTCCTGACCCTCTGTCAGTGTTGTTGGGTGATTCCAGATTTTCATGTTCGAGTAAGCGTGATGGCTACTATGCTGATGACAGCGTCAATTGCCGAATATTCCACTATTGTGTTGGGGGGGCCAAACACTCATGGATGTGCCCTGGTGGTACCGTGTTTCACCAAGTGCACTTAAACTGTGTGCCGTCAAATCAAGACATATGCTCTCAATCTGAGAAATACCATGTGGTTAACGATTATCTCTATAAG ACCCTTGAAGAAAAAGGGCCAAACAATACTCTCCGATATTACAAACGTTATTACCCTGAAAATTTCTTATATGGAGGCCAAGTTCCTAAACCTCCTATATCACCAGAAGGTTCTATTTCCCAAGCAGAAGGCTATCCAGATTATGATTATGGTGGTGCCCCTGCTCCCGGTTCACAGCCTCAACTACAACCAGCAGCCGAGTATGCACCTCCTGGAGGTCCACCATCTTATGGACTGCCTCCTCAAGCTCCTCCTAGACCAGCCCCAACACCACAAAAAGCTCAAGGAGTCGAAACCTACAAGTCTCCTTCATCACCAAACCAGTTTCAAAACTATCCTGAAACAATTGCGGACTTTTCACGGATTCCAGATATAACTGGTGGTTCCGTTGCTGGTACAGCTCTACAGAACAGAAATTCTTACGGCTCGCCACCTGGTAGTATAACATCTCAACCGTATAGTGCAATAAAATACGACGattactaa